Proteins co-encoded in one Garra rufa chromosome 21, GarRuf1.0, whole genome shotgun sequence genomic window:
- the id3 gene encoding DNA-binding protein inhibitor ID-3 yields MNTRREASQHIGYLSSWRASSSHFPDFFRHLHSQLDSTSKSDARSRMKAISPVRSVRSCYEAVCCISEQSLSISRCKSPIEELSDMNDCYSKLKELVPSIPQNKSVSQVEILQHVIDYIFDLQIALENETDTQNTPDMFMSMKNSEMTCNFSKEDEAMCH; encoded by the exons ATGAACACGAGACGTGAAGCGAGTCAACACATTGGATATCTATCAAGCTGGAGAGCTAGTTCATCTCACTTCCCAGACTTCTTCAGACATCTCCACAGTCAGTTGGATTCTACTAGCAAGTCAGACGCCAGATCCAGAATGAAGGCGATCAGTCCCGTTCGTTCTGTCAGAAGCTGTTACGAAGCGGTGTGCTGCATCTCAGAGCAGAGTCTGTCGATCAGCCGCTGCAAGAGTCCCATTGAGGAGCTGTCCGATATGAATGACTGTTACTCAAAACTGAAGGAACTGGTGCCCAGCATCCCTCAGAACAAGTCCGTGAGCCAAGTGGAGATTCTTCAGCATGTAATAGATTACATCTTCGATTTACAGATTGCACTGGAAAACGAGACGGACACACAAAACACGCCTGACATGTTCATGTCAATGAAG AACTCAGAGATGACCTGTAATTTCTCCAAAGAGGATGAAGCTATGTGCCATTAG